GGAATTGCGGCCGGCGCGCGGCAGCGGCGGCTTTCTGGGCCAGGCCAATTTCAGCGACTGGCTGGCCTCGCAGCGTTCGGTCACCACCACCGCGCTGATTTTTTTCTTCCGCCAAATGAGTTTCATGCTGCATGCCGGCCTGCCGGTGGCACAGGCGCTGGAACTGGCCCAGGCCCAGTTGAGCAATCCGCGGCTGAATTTAACCTTGCGCTTGATGTTGAAAGACATTCAGGCCGGCCAGTCGCTGTCGTCGACCATGGCCAAACACAAGGCGGTGTTTCCGGAAATGGCCGTCAACCTGGTGGTGGCCGGCGAAACCACCGGCGACCTGGACCAGATCATGGAACGGCTGGCGGCGCATCTGGACAAAAAAGCCGCCCTGCGGGCGCAAACCGTCAACGCGATGATTTACCCGGCCATCGTCGTGCTGGCGGCAATCGGCGTCGGCATTTTCATGGTGGTGAAAATCATCCCCAAGTTCAGCAAGTTTCTGTTGGGCAAGGGTAAGGCGCTGCCGCCGTCGACCCAGTTGCTGGTCGACATTTCGGACTACGTCCGCCTGAACGGGTTTTACCTGGCCGGCGGTGCGGCCGCCCTGGTGGTGTTGGTATTGCTGGTTTACCAGACCCGCAACGGCCGCTTGTGGATCGACCGTTTTCTGTTGCGGCTGCCGGTAATCGGTTCGCTGCTGGTGACCGGCTCGATGGCGCAGATGAACTGGGCGCTGTCGATTCTGCTGCGCAGCGGCGTCACGGTGTTCGATTCGTTGAAGATTACCGCCAACCTGCTCGGCAACCGGGTTTACGCCGACCAGTTGCACTACGCTTCGAACCTGATTCTGGAAGGCCGCGACATTGCCCGCAGCATCGAGCATCCGCGCATGCCGCCGCTGGTGGTGCAGATGGTCGCGGTCGGCGAAGGCACCGGCGCGTTGGACGAGGTGTTGCAGGAACTGGGGATTTATTACGAAAAACTGCTGGAAATCGCGATCAAGCGTTTGTCGGCTTTGATCGAACCGGCAATGATTCTGGTGATCGGCTCGATGGTCGGCTTTGTCTATTATGCCTTCTTTCAGGCCTTATTCTCTTTGGTATCGGGGCGTTAAATGAAGTTGTCCAATTCGGTCGGGCCGCTGGCCGGCTCAGTATTCTCGTTGCTCGCCGCAACTGTGCAGGCGTTGGAAGCGCCGGCCGTGCCGCTGCCGGACAATCCGCCAGCCGCTACCGCGTTGCGCGATCCGTTCACCCCCAGCGCGCTGATGTACGAGACCGCAGGCGCCCAGGGCAATGCCGCCGGCGGTTACGGCTTTCTGCCGAACCAGGAAGCGATGAAAGTGCCGAAGTTGAAGTTGCGC
Above is a window of Methylomonas koyamae DNA encoding:
- a CDS encoding type II secretion system F family protein; translation: MAEFVYTALDERGNETGGRIQADDAGSAAGQLRRRGLRVLELRPARGSGGFLGQANFSDWLASQRSVTTTALIFFFRQMSFMLHAGLPVAQALELAQAQLSNPRLNLTLRLMLKDIQAGQSLSSTMAKHKAVFPEMAVNLVVAGETTGDLDQIMERLAAHLDKKAALRAQTVNAMIYPAIVVLAAIGVGIFMVVKIIPKFSKFLLGKGKALPPSTQLLVDISDYVRLNGFYLAGGAAALVVLVLLVYQTRNGRLWIDRFLLRLPVIGSLLVTGSMAQMNWALSILLRSGVTVFDSLKITANLLGNRVYADQLHYASNLILEGRDIARSIEHPRMPPLVVQMVAVGEGTGALDEVLQELGIYYEKLLEIAIKRLSALIEPAMILVIGSMVGFVYYAFFQALFSLVSGR